A window from Mycobacterium botniense encodes these proteins:
- a CDS encoding N-acyl-D-amino-acid deacylase family protein, translating to MSYDLVIRNGNIVDGLGGEPYVGDVAVKDGVIVALGAPGGVDGSGIREIDATGLLVTPGFVDLHTHYDGQSIWSDRLNPSSAHGVTTVVMGNCGVGFAPCRHEDHDVLVDVMAGVEDIPGVVMTDGLPWTWETFPEYLDALDAGKRDIDVAVYLPHSPLRVYAMGQRGADREPATPEDLATMRALAREAIECGALGFASSRLMIHKTASGAPIPSYDAAREEILEIAKGVVDGGGGLIQFVPDVPAGGYQPVLQQVFDVAEDVGLPVTYTLAIGNAGEPTWPDAITMTENANKRVGAGSFTAQLLPRPIGLVIGLELSAHPFVLYPSYHEIADLPLPERVAEMRKPQVRERILADKPGQGHPLIYLAQAWNWIFPLGDEPNYEPRHSDSIAARARARGVRPIEEAYDRLLDDDGHAMLLVTTSNFENYSLDTVGALLHRDDVVLGLGDGGAHYGMICDASYPTYLLAYWARDRASGRFSVPEAVRELTSVPARVAGLGDRGRVAVGYKADLNVIDHAGLRLHKPVITYDLPAGGRRLDQTADGYVATIVSGQVIAENGVPTNARPGRLIRGRRPVPTG from the coding sequence GTGAGCTACGACCTGGTGATCCGCAACGGCAACATCGTCGACGGGTTAGGGGGTGAGCCGTACGTCGGCGACGTGGCCGTCAAAGACGGCGTCATCGTCGCGCTCGGCGCGCCGGGAGGCGTCGACGGCAGCGGTATCCGGGAGATCGACGCCACCGGGCTGCTGGTCACCCCGGGCTTTGTCGATCTGCACACCCACTACGACGGCCAGTCCATCTGGTCGGATCGGCTGAACCCCTCCTCGGCGCACGGGGTGACGACCGTGGTGATGGGCAACTGCGGGGTGGGTTTCGCGCCGTGCCGTCACGAAGACCACGACGTGCTGGTCGACGTGATGGCCGGTGTCGAGGACATTCCCGGGGTCGTGATGACCGACGGCCTGCCGTGGACCTGGGAAACCTTCCCCGAATACCTGGATGCGCTCGATGCGGGCAAACGCGATATCGATGTGGCCGTCTACCTGCCGCACTCGCCGCTGCGGGTGTACGCGATGGGCCAACGCGGCGCCGATCGTGAACCCGCCACGCCCGAAGACCTGGCCACGATGCGGGCCCTGGCCCGGGAGGCCATCGAGTGCGGCGCGCTGGGTTTTGCCTCGTCGCGGCTGATGATTCACAAGACCGCGAGCGGGGCGCCGATCCCAAGTTACGACGCCGCCCGCGAGGAGATCCTCGAGATCGCCAAGGGCGTCGTCGACGGCGGCGGCGGGCTGATCCAGTTCGTGCCCGACGTTCCCGCCGGCGGGTATCAGCCGGTGCTGCAGCAGGTGTTCGATGTCGCCGAGGACGTCGGCCTGCCGGTGACGTACACCCTGGCGATCGGCAACGCCGGCGAGCCGACGTGGCCGGATGCGATCACGATGACCGAGAACGCCAACAAGAGGGTGGGCGCGGGCTCGTTCACCGCCCAGTTGTTACCGCGCCCGATCGGGCTGGTGATCGGGCTGGAGCTGAGTGCCCACCCGTTCGTGCTCTACCCCAGCTACCATGAGATCGCTGACCTGCCGTTGCCTGAACGCGTCGCCGAGATGCGTAAACCCCAAGTGCGCGAACGGATTCTGGCCGACAAGCCGGGGCAGGGTCACCCGCTGATCTATCTGGCGCAGGCCTGGAACTGGATTTTCCCGCTGGGCGACGAGCCCAATTACGAGCCGCGGCACTCCGACAGCATCGCCGCCCGGGCCCGCGCTCGCGGTGTCCGACCGATCGAGGAGGCCTACGACCGGCTGCTCGACGACGACGGGCACGCCATGCTGCTCGTCACCACAAGCAATTTCGAGAACTATTCGCTGGACACCGTCGGCGCGTTGCTGCACCGCGATGATGTGGTGCTGGGTCTGGGCGACGGCGGTGCGCACTACGGAATGATCTGTGACGCCAGCTACCCGACCTACCTGCTGGCGTACTGGGCGCGTGACCGGGCCTCCGGGCGGTTCTCGGTGCCTGAAGCGGTCCGCGAGCTCACCTCGGTGCCGGCCCGGGTGGCGGGGTTGGGTGACCGCGGGCGGGTCGCCGTGGGCTACAAGGCCGACCTCAACGTCATCGACCACGCGGGGCTTCGCCTGCACAAGCCGGTGATCACCTATGACCTGCCCGCTGGCGGGCGCCGGCTCGACCAGACCGCCGACGGCTATGTCGCCACCATCGTCTCCGGTCAGGTGATCGCCGAGAACGGCGTGCCCACAAATGCCCGTCCGGGCAGGCTGATCCGCGGCCGGCGACCGGTGCCGACCGGGTAG
- a CDS encoding MmpS family transport accessory protein, with translation MFGVLKRVWMPLLIVVVVVIAGFAVYRVRGYFGAHGNAGGSSVRFEDTKPFRPKVVIYEIFGPNGAVADINYLDLNATPQRVDKAPLPWSLELSTTDPAVSPIIVAQGRSDTIGCRITVDGVVKDERISNGVNAQTFCLVKSA, from the coding sequence ATGTTCGGTGTTCTCAAGCGGGTGTGGATGCCGTTGCTCATCGTCGTCGTCGTCGTCATCGCCGGGTTCGCGGTGTACCGGGTTCGTGGGTACTTCGGTGCGCACGGCAACGCTGGGGGCTCGTCGGTCAGGTTCGAAGACACCAAACCGTTTCGCCCCAAGGTGGTGATCTACGAGATCTTCGGCCCGAACGGAGCGGTGGCGGACATCAATTACCTGGATCTCAACGCCACACCCCAGCGGGTGGACAAGGCGCCGCTGCCGTGGTCGCTGGAATTGTCGACGACCGACCCGGCGGTGAGCCCCATCATTGTGGCGCAGGGCCGCAGCGACACCATCGGCTGCCGCATCACCGTCGATGGTGTGGTCAAGGATGAAAGGATCTCCAACGGCGTGAACGCTCAGACCTTCTGTTTGGTGAAATCCGCATGA
- a CDS encoding fatty acyl-AMP ligase, with translation MSTFACDAGGMQNPPRAEDYLDANGRIALPDGVSLITFLNRSITYCGDAVAYRYLDYTHHAEGTGVELTWAEVGTKTRAIAARLQQVTSPGERVAVLAPQGLEYVVGFFAAIMAGNIALPLFAPELPGHAERLNAILQDAQPTVFLTTAAASEAVQACVRMIPHARRPRVIAIDEIPDSVAATFAPVALATDDIAYLQYTSGSTRTPMGVEITHRAAGTNLLQMILSIRLDNTDIHGVSWLPLYHDMGLMMIGFPALYGGHLTFMSPMAFVRRPQRWIHALSAGSRRGRVVSPAPNFAFELVAQRGLPAEGENIDLSNVILINGSEPVKIDSINQFTKAFEAYGLPKTAIKPSYGMAEATLFVSTIDPSAEATAVYLDREHLGAGHAVRVTPDDPNAVAYVSCGRVARCQWAVIVDPQTRAELPDGEIGEIWLHGDNIGRGYWARTEETRETFGNTLQSRLPVGSHAEGAPIDGRWMRTGDLGVYLDGELYITGRIKDLIIIDGRNHYPQDIEATAAAASPAVRSGYIAAFSVPANEIPGTTRHDRAESLVIIAERAPGAGRVDPEPVVQAIRAAVSRRHGLPVADIRLVTAGTVPRTTSGKLARRACRALYLSGQLGTRN, from the coding sequence ATGAGCACTTTCGCATGCGATGCCGGTGGCATGCAAAATCCGCCGAGAGCGGAAGACTATCTCGATGCCAATGGTCGCATCGCCCTGCCGGATGGCGTCAGCCTGATCACATTTCTGAACCGCAGCATCACCTATTGCGGCGACGCTGTCGCGTATCGCTACCTGGATTACACCCACCATGCGGAGGGCACCGGCGTCGAGTTGACCTGGGCGGAGGTAGGCACCAAAACGCGCGCAATTGCCGCACGCCTGCAGCAGGTCACATCGCCCGGCGAACGCGTCGCAGTACTGGCACCGCAGGGTTTGGAGTACGTCGTTGGGTTCTTCGCCGCGATTATGGCCGGAAATATCGCCCTGCCGTTATTCGCGCCCGAGTTGCCGGGCCATGCTGAACGTCTCAATGCGATTCTCCAGGACGCACAGCCCACCGTTTTCTTGACGACTGCCGCGGCCAGCGAAGCGGTTCAGGCGTGTGTCCGAATGATCCCGCATGCCCGCAGGCCGCGGGTTATTGCGATCGATGAAATACCGGATTCGGTCGCTGCCACCTTCGCACCTGTCGCACTGGCCACTGACGACATCGCGTACCTGCAATACACCTCGGGCTCAACACGAACCCCGATGGGGGTGGAGATCACTCATCGTGCTGCCGGCACAAACCTGCTGCAGATGATCTTGTCGATCCGGTTGGATAACACCGACATCCATGGTGTGAGCTGGTTGCCGCTCTACCACGATATGGGCCTCATGATGATCGGTTTCCCGGCGCTGTACGGGGGACATCTCACCTTCATGTCGCCGATGGCGTTCGTCCGCAGGCCGCAACGGTGGATTCACGCATTGTCGGCGGGTTCGCGCCGCGGGCGCGTTGTCTCACCCGCACCCAACTTCGCGTTCGAATTGGTCGCACAGCGTGGCCTGCCCGCCGAGGGCGAGAACATCGATTTGAGCAATGTCATCCTGATCAACGGCTCCGAGCCAGTCAAGATCGATTCGATCAACCAGTTCACGAAGGCTTTCGAAGCGTACGGGCTGCCGAAAACGGCGATCAAGCCTTCCTACGGTATGGCTGAGGCGACGCTTTTCGTTTCGACCATCGATCCCAGCGCCGAGGCGACGGCCGTCTACCTCGACCGAGAGCACTTGGGCGCCGGGCACGCTGTGCGCGTCACCCCGGATGATCCCAACGCCGTGGCCTATGTGTCGTGTGGTCGGGTCGCGCGCTGCCAGTGGGCGGTGATCGTCGACCCGCAGACCCGGGCGGAATTACCCGACGGCGAGATCGGTGAGATCTGGTTGCACGGCGACAATATCGGTCGCGGCTACTGGGCGCGGACCGAGGAAACACGGGAAACTTTCGGCAACACGCTGCAGTCGCGGCTGCCGGTCGGCAGCCACGCTGAGGGCGCGCCGATCGATGGGCGGTGGATGCGAACGGGTGATCTCGGTGTGTACCTCGACGGCGAGCTCTACATCACCGGCCGCATCAAGGACCTGATCATCATCGACGGCCGTAATCATTACCCGCAGGACATCGAGGCCACCGCCGCCGCAGCATCACCGGCCGTGCGATCGGGTTATATCGCAGCATTCTCCGTGCCGGCCAACGAGATTCCGGGCACAACACGACACGACCGCGCCGAGAGCCTGGTCATCATCGCCGAGCGAGCACCCGGCGCGGGCCGCGTCGACCCGGAACCGGTGGTCCAGGCCATCCGGGCCGCGGTGTCGCGCCGGCACGGGTTACCGGTGGCAGACATACGACTGGTGACCGCGGGCACGGTCCCGCGCACCACCAGCGGAAAGTTAGCCCGTCGTGCATGCCGCGCCCTCTATCTGAGCGGTCAATTGGGTACGCGCAACTAA
- a CDS encoding mycothiol transferase: MADTAAAAREVLRDAFTRLIEHVDELTDGLTAEMSGYRPAARANSIAWLIWHSARVQDAQVADIAGVEQVWTRDGWVDRFALPLPREDTGYGHSAQDVAKVRAPAELLSGYYHAVHTLTLDYIAGISAGELSRIVDRRWDPPVTASVRLVSIIDDCAQHLGQAAYVRGILG; encoded by the coding sequence ATGGCCGATACCGCCGCCGCAGCCCGGGAGGTGCTCCGCGACGCGTTCACCCGGCTGATCGAACACGTCGACGAGCTCACCGACGGGTTGACCGCCGAAATGTCCGGCTACCGGCCGGCTGCGCGCGCGAACAGCATCGCGTGGCTGATCTGGCACAGCGCCCGGGTGCAGGATGCGCAGGTCGCTGATATCGCCGGTGTCGAGCAGGTGTGGACCCGCGACGGCTGGGTCGACAGGTTCGCGTTACCGCTGCCGCGTGAGGACACCGGCTACGGGCACAGCGCGCAGGATGTGGCCAAGGTGCGTGCCCCCGCCGAACTGCTCTCCGGGTACTACCACGCAGTGCACACGCTGACCCTGGACTACATTGCCGGCATCAGTGCTGGCGAACTGTCCCGCATCGTCGACCGGCGCTGGGATCCGCCGGTGACGGCCAGTGTGCGGCTGGTCAGCATTATCGACGACTGCGCGCAGCACCTCGGGCAAGCCGCCTACGTGCGGGGGATCCTCGGGTAG
- a CDS encoding MMPL/RND family transporter: MSATTSDAPTDILPAPVEVVRSRLPLWIHRLAVPIILVWLAITVLLNVLVPQLDEVAKMRTVSMSPQDAPSMIAMKRVGQDFHEFKSDSSAMIVLEGQKPLGDAAHRFYDTVVAKLRADTKHVENVQDFWSDPLTAAGSQSPDGKAAYVQVYLAGNQGESLANESVAAVQKIVNSVPAPPGLKAYVTGAAPLLADQRIAGDRSLKLITGLTFVVIIVMLLFVYRSIVTVALVMAMVFLELAAARGVVAFLGYYKIIGLSTFATNLLVMMAIAASTDYAIFLFGRYQEARTLGQDRESAFYTMYRGTGHVILGSGLTIAGATFCLRFTRLPYFQTLGVPLAIGMLVVVFAALTLGASVVVVASHFGLLEPKRAMRIRGWRKIGAAVVRWPLPVLAATVAVALIGLITLPSYRPGYDNRNYMPADIPANLGYAAADRHFSQARMNPDLLLLETDHDMRNPADFLVIDKVAKAVFRVSGVGRVQAITRPLGTPIDHASIPFAISMQGTTQQLNMQYMLDRMNDMLKMADDMQRMINTMEKMLGLMREMSQTTHSMDTKMHGMFADIEDLRDQIANFDDFWRPIRSYFYWEKHCYDIPICWSLRSIFDALDGVDTMTDDFQTLLPDMDRLDSLIPQMLTLLPSMIATMKTMRTYTLTMQQTMGGLQNQMKAMMENQSAMGHAFDKAKNDDSFYLPPEAFDNPDFKRGIKMFLSPDGHAVRMIIFHEGDPASPEGISRVEPMKHAVHEAIKATPLEGSKIYLGGTAPIYQDMSTGAMYDLIIAGISALCLIFIVMLVITRSVIAAAVIVGTVLLSLGSAFGLSVLIWQHLVGLDVHWMVLAMSVIILLAVGSDYNLLLVARFKEEIHAGLNTGIIRAMGGSGSVVTSAGLVFAFTMMVMVVSDLRVIGQVGTTIGMGLLFDTLVVRSFMTPSIAALLGRWFWWPQRVRTRPPRHHGAPARAISRELAEART, translated from the coding sequence ATGAGCGCGACGACGAGCGACGCGCCCACCGACATCCTCCCGGCTCCGGTAGAGGTGGTGCGATCGCGTCTGCCGTTATGGATTCACCGGCTGGCGGTGCCGATCATCCTGGTCTGGCTGGCGATCACCGTCCTGCTTAATGTGCTCGTCCCTCAACTGGACGAGGTGGCGAAGATGCGCACGGTGTCGATGAGCCCCCAGGATGCGCCGTCGATGATCGCGATGAAGCGGGTCGGACAGGACTTTCATGAGTTCAAATCCGACAGCTCGGCGATGATCGTGCTGGAAGGTCAGAAACCCCTCGGCGACGCCGCGCACCGCTTCTACGACACGGTGGTCGCCAAGCTGCGGGCGGACACCAAACACGTCGAAAACGTCCAGGACTTCTGGAGTGACCCGCTGACCGCGGCTGGGTCGCAGAGCCCTGACGGCAAGGCCGCCTATGTGCAGGTGTATCTGGCGGGCAACCAAGGGGAGAGCCTGGCCAACGAATCCGTCGCGGCGGTGCAGAAGATCGTCAACAGCGTCCCGGCGCCGCCGGGGCTGAAGGCCTATGTGACCGGGGCGGCCCCGCTGCTGGCCGATCAGCGCATCGCCGGCGACCGCAGCCTCAAGCTGATCACCGGGCTGACCTTCGTCGTCATCATCGTCATGCTGTTGTTCGTCTACCGCTCGATCGTCACGGTCGCGCTGGTGATGGCAATGGTCTTCCTGGAGTTGGCGGCGGCCCGCGGCGTGGTCGCGTTTCTGGGCTACTACAAAATCATCGGGCTCTCGACGTTCGCCACCAACCTGCTGGTGATGATGGCGATCGCCGCGTCGACGGACTACGCGATCTTCTTGTTCGGCCGCTATCAGGAAGCCCGCACCCTCGGCCAGGATCGCGAATCGGCGTTTTACACGATGTATCGGGGGACGGGTCATGTGATCCTCGGCTCGGGCCTGACGATCGCCGGCGCCACCTTCTGCCTGCGCTTCACCCGGCTGCCGTACTTCCAGACTCTCGGTGTCCCGCTGGCGATCGGCATGCTGGTCGTCGTCTTCGCCGCCCTCACCCTGGGGGCGTCTGTCGTGGTGGTGGCCAGTCATTTTGGTTTGCTGGAGCCGAAGCGGGCGATGCGGATCCGCGGATGGCGGAAAATCGGTGCAGCGGTCGTGCGCTGGCCGCTGCCGGTGCTGGCCGCGACGGTGGCGGTCGCGTTGATCGGACTGATCACGTTGCCCAGCTACCGACCCGGCTATGACAATCGCAATTACATGCCGGCCGATATTCCGGCGAACCTGGGATACGCGGCCGCAGACCGGCATTTCTCCCAGGCCCGGATGAACCCGGATTTGCTGTTGCTGGAAACCGATCATGACATGCGCAATCCGGCTGATTTTCTGGTCATCGACAAAGTAGCCAAGGCGGTTTTCCGGGTGTCCGGCGTCGGGCGTGTGCAGGCCATCACCCGGCCCCTAGGCACCCCAATTGATCACGCGTCGATCCCGTTCGCGATCAGCATGCAGGGCACCACCCAGCAGCTCAATATGCAGTACATGCTGGACCGCATGAACGACATGCTGAAAATGGCTGATGACATGCAGCGGATGATCAACACGATGGAGAAAATGCTCGGCCTGATGCGCGAGATGTCGCAGACCACCCACAGCATGGACACCAAGATGCACGGTATGTTCGCCGATATCGAGGATTTGCGAGATCAGATCGCGAATTTCGACGATTTCTGGCGGCCGATTCGCAGCTATTTCTACTGGGAAAAGCACTGCTATGACATTCCCATCTGCTGGTCGCTGCGATCGATTTTCGACGCGCTCGACGGTGTCGACACGATGACCGACGACTTTCAGACTCTGTTGCCGGATATGGACCGGCTGGATTCGTTGATACCGCAGATGCTGACGTTGTTACCGTCGATGATCGCCACCATGAAGACGATGCGGACCTACACGCTGACTATGCAGCAAACCATGGGCGGCTTGCAGAATCAGATGAAGGCGATGATGGAAAACCAGTCGGCGATGGGCCACGCGTTCGACAAGGCGAAAAACGATGACTCGTTTTACCTGCCCCCGGAAGCCTTCGACAACCCCGATTTCAAGCGCGGTATCAAGATGTTCCTGTCACCGGACGGTCACGCGGTTCGGATGATCATCTTCCACGAGGGCGATCCCGCTTCGCCCGAAGGGATTTCGCGCGTCGAACCGATGAAGCACGCGGTGCATGAGGCGATCAAGGCGACCCCGCTGGAAGGCTCGAAAATCTACCTCGGTGGCACCGCGCCCATCTACCAGGACATGTCCACCGGGGCCATGTACGACCTGATCATCGCCGGAATCTCGGCGCTGTGTTTAATTTTCATCGTCATGCTGGTGATCACGCGCAGCGTGATCGCCGCGGCGGTCATCGTCGGCACCGTGTTGCTGTCGCTGGGCAGCGCCTTCGGTTTATCGGTGCTGATCTGGCAGCACCTGGTCGGGCTTGATGTGCACTGGATGGTGCTGGCGATGTCGGTCATCATCTTGTTGGCGGTCGGCTCGGACTACAACCTGCTGCTGGTGGCGCGATTCAAAGAAGAGATCCACGCCGGGCTGAACACCGGCATCATCCGGGCGATGGGCGGCAGCGGGTCTGTTGTCACGTCGGCCGGCCTGGTGTTCGCGTTCACCATGATGGTCATGGTGGTCAGCGATCTGCGCGTTATCGGCCAGGTCGGTACCACGATCGGCATGGGCCTGCTGTTCGACACGCTCGTCGTGCGCTCGTTCATGACGCCGTCGATCGCGGCGCTGCTGGGACGGTGGTTCTGGTGGCCACAGCGGGTACGCACCCGGCCTCCCCGGCATCACGGAGCGCCGGCCCGCGCAATCAGCCGCGAGCTCGCGGAAGCGCGGACCTAG
- a CDS encoding sigma-70 family RNA polymerase sigma factor, which translates to MIEVPGQPRDLDALLCRVGRGDSDAFAAFYDRTKARVYGVVTRVVRDSGYSDEITQEVYLQVWRTASAYDPTKGSALAWVLTMAHRRAVDRVRAEQAGSVRESRYGAVNLDPSADVVADSVIASDERRRVSECLNTLTDTQRQCIELAYYGGLTYPEVSQQLRANLSTIKSRMREALRSLRKCLGVP; encoded by the coding sequence ATGATCGAAGTGCCGGGGCAACCACGCGACCTGGACGCCTTGCTGTGCCGGGTAGGGCGGGGCGACTCAGACGCGTTCGCCGCCTTCTACGACCGGACCAAAGCCCGGGTATACGGCGTGGTGACCCGGGTGGTTCGTGATTCCGGCTATAGCGACGAGATCACCCAGGAAGTCTATCTGCAGGTGTGGCGTACCGCGTCGGCATACGACCCCACCAAGGGTTCCGCGCTGGCGTGGGTGCTGACGATGGCGCACCGACGCGCCGTCGACCGGGTACGCGCCGAACAAGCCGGCAGTGTCCGCGAATCGCGTTACGGCGCAGTTAACCTCGACCCGTCGGCTGATGTCGTGGCGGATTCGGTGATCGCCAGCGACGAGCGGCGGCGGGTGAGCGAGTGCCTGAACACGTTAACCGACACGCAGCGCCAGTGCATCGAACTGGCCTATTACGGTGGTTTGACGTATCCCGAAGTGTCGCAGCAGCTAAGGGCTAACCTGTCGACGATCAAATCGCGTATGCGCGAGGCGCTGCGCAGCTTGCGTAAATGCCTGGGTGTGCCATGA
- a CDS encoding anti-sigma factor, protein MTEPADFELLELAAPYALHAVSDAERADIERRLAAASPPVAQAFRDEVRAVRETMAAVSAATTADPPAHLRARILAAAKSGNHRNFSWRTVFFAAAASIVVGLAAFGIGIALRPSPAPPVAEQVLAAPDVRTVSGALGSGTATLVFSRDRNAGVLVMNNVPPPSPGKVYQIWLVSTHGPRSAGTMGALAPSATAVVSNLKGSTALAFTVEPGPGSPQPTGAILATLPLS, encoded by the coding sequence ATGACCGAGCCCGCGGACTTCGAACTGCTCGAACTGGCCGCGCCGTATGCCCTGCACGCGGTCTCCGACGCGGAGCGGGCCGACATCGAGCGGCGGCTAGCCGCCGCTTCGCCCCCGGTCGCCCAGGCTTTCCGGGACGAGGTCCGCGCGGTCCGCGAGACGATGGCGGCGGTTTCGGCAGCAACCACCGCCGACCCACCGGCGCATCTGCGCGCGCGCATACTGGCTGCGGCCAAGTCGGGAAACCATCGAAATTTCAGTTGGCGCACAGTGTTTTTCGCTGCTGCTGCGTCGATTGTGGTGGGCCTGGCCGCGTTTGGCATCGGGATCGCCTTGCGGCCGTCGCCGGCTCCCCCGGTCGCTGAACAGGTGCTGGCCGCTCCGGATGTCCGTACCGTGTCCGGGGCGTTGGGTTCGGGTACCGCCACGCTGGTGTTCTCACGCGACCGCAATGCGGGTGTGCTGGTGATGAACAATGTCCCGCCGCCGTCACCGGGAAAGGTCTATCAGATATGGCTGGTCAGCACCCACGGGCCGAGGTCGGCGGGAACGATGGGCGCGCTGGCGCCGTCGGCGACCGCTGTGGTGTCCAACCTGAAAGGCTCGACCGCGCTGGCGTTCACCGTCGAACCCGGCCCCGGCTCACCCCAGCCGACCGGGGCGATCCTCGCCACCTTGCCGCTCAGCTGA
- a CDS encoding pyridoxamine 5'-phosphate oxidase family protein, whose translation MGATNVDLDRLEAALHDYGFAYLLTVGDDYHVHTVTVEPVLRGGVVEVGLIGGRTRKNLTNRGEATLLWPPREPGGYSLIVDGRARITGSDDETVQLAITPTRALLHRNADPNSAAAAKGCLHDCVVLSGR comes from the coding sequence GTGGGCGCGACGAACGTTGACCTCGACCGTCTGGAAGCCGCCCTGCATGACTACGGGTTTGCCTACCTCCTCACCGTCGGCGACGACTATCACGTGCACACGGTGACAGTCGAGCCGGTACTGCGCGGCGGTGTCGTGGAAGTCGGGTTGATCGGGGGGCGTACCCGCAAAAACCTCACCAACCGCGGCGAGGCCACTCTGCTCTGGCCCCCGCGTGAGCCGGGTGGCTACTCGCTCATCGTGGACGGGCGGGCCCGGATCACCGGCTCAGATGACGAGACCGTTCAGCTTGCGATCACCCCGACCCGCGCGCTGTTGCACCGCAACGCCGATCCGAATTCCGCTGCAGCCGCCAAAGGCTGCCTGCATGACTGTGTGGTGCTTTCTGGGCGCTGA
- a CDS encoding heme-binding protein, with amino-acid sequence MKSSATWVGRFAWSTVALGVLGVVAAAATVSSTADAAPAPCTASGFATTASGVLSAAGGYLDNHPDANNVLTAAVNQSPAEARSSVRGYFVAHPSEFLDLQNIARPLTDLRSQCNTSVSPAQLAALVDALTG; translated from the coding sequence ATGAAATCGTCCGCGACTTGGGTAGGGCGCTTCGCGTGGAGCACAGTAGCCTTGGGTGTTCTTGGCGTTGTGGCCGCGGCGGCCACCGTCTCGTCAACAGCTGATGCCGCGCCCGCGCCGTGCACAGCCAGCGGGTTCGCGACCACGGCCAGCGGAGTGCTCAGCGCGGCCGGCGGATATCTGGACAACCACCCGGATGCCAACAATGTGCTGACCGCGGCGGTCAACCAGTCGCCGGCGGAGGCGCGCTCATCGGTGCGCGGCTATTTTGTGGCCCACCCCAGCGAGTTCCTGGACCTGCAGAACATCGCACGGCCGCTGACCGACCTGCGCAGCCAGTGCAACACGTCGGTGTCCCCGGCGCAGTTGGCTGCACTCGTCGACGCCCTGACCGGGTGA